In a single window of the Streptomyces cinnabarinus genome:
- a CDS encoding response regulator transcription factor: MTTTSPQGRTELLRPDGSPVRVLVVDDELSITELLSMALRYEGWQIRSAGDGTGAIQTAREFRPDAVVLDMMLPDMDGLTVLGRLRRELPDVPVLFLTAKDAVEDRIAGLTAGGDDYVTKPFSLEEVVARLRGLIRRSGAADRRSDSVLVVGDLTLDEDSHEVSRAGDNIHLTATEFELLRFLMRNPRRVLSKAQILDRVWSYDFGGQANVVELYISYLRRKIDAGREPMIHTRRGAGYLIKPAAS, encoded by the coding sequence ATGACCACGACCTCGCCCCAGGGGCGCACCGAACTGCTGAGGCCGGACGGGAGCCCCGTCCGAGTGCTTGTGGTGGACGACGAGCTGTCGATCACCGAGCTGCTGTCCATGGCTCTGCGATACGAGGGCTGGCAGATCCGCAGCGCGGGGGACGGCACGGGCGCCATCCAGACCGCGCGCGAGTTCCGGCCCGACGCCGTCGTCCTGGACATGATGCTCCCGGACATGGACGGCCTGACCGTCCTCGGGCGGCTGCGGCGCGAGCTGCCGGACGTTCCGGTGCTGTTCCTCACCGCCAAGGACGCCGTCGAGGACCGTATCGCCGGGCTCACCGCGGGTGGCGACGACTACGTCACCAAGCCGTTCAGCCTTGAGGAGGTCGTCGCTCGGCTGCGCGGACTCATCCGCCGCTCCGGTGCCGCCGACCGCCGCTCCGACTCCGTGCTCGTCGTCGGCGATCTCACCCTCGACGAGGACAGCCACGAGGTCAGCCGGGCCGGTGACAACATCCACCTCACCGCCACCGAGTTCGAGCTGCTGCGCTTCCTCATGCGCAACCCGCGGCGCGTGCTCAGCAAGGCGCAGATCCTCGACCGGGTCTGGTCCTACGACTTCGGCGGCCAGGCCAACGTCGTCGAGCTGTACATCTCCTACCTGCGGCGGAAGATCGACGCCGGGCGGGAGCCGATGATCCACACCCGGCGCGGCGCCGGGTATCTCATCAAGCCCGCGGCCTCATGA
- a CDS encoding glycosyltransferase family 39 protein produces the protein MTITSTAVQEPITPAPDAGQPKQPVPRRLWRGRPEDPSWARPAFLGLLLVTTVLYLYNLSASGYANSFYSAAVQAGSESWKAFFFGSLDAANAITVDKPPASLWPMALSVKIFGLSSWAILVPEVLMGVGTVAVVYAAVRRRFGPAAGLISGGVLALTPVAALMFRFNNPDAMLALLMAVTCYFVIRAVEDGRTKWLLWAGAAIGFAFLAKTLQAFLILPPLALVYGACAPVAVKKRIGQLAAGLAAIVVSGGWWVAIVELWPASSRPYIGGSQNNSFLELTFGYNGLGRLNGEETGSVGGGGGGAGTGQWGETGWDRLFSSSIGGQISWLIPAALILLIAGLVATRKAERTSVTRGSFLVWGGALLTTMLVFSYMQGIFHEYYTVALAPYIAPLIGMGAVVLWEQREKAWASLTLAGAMTATAGWGYVLLNRSSDYLPWLKWLVLVGGLVAALGLIFVSRLGRRLALGVVGLGLVAALAGPTAYTLTTVSEGHSGSIVTAGPSVQGGRGGGPGGGGGFPGGGGGMPGQQNGQQGGGMGQPPTGGFGGGMPGRQNQGQGQGQGQNQVPGQQNGEGGMPGGGGGGMGGLLNGASVSDEAKSLLTENAEDYTWSAAAIGAQNAASYQLSTGEPVMAIGGFNGTDPSPTLAQFKEYVADGKIHYFISSGSGGGMGGGDSGTSSQITEWVEANFKQVTVGSATFYDLTHEASS, from the coding sequence ATGACCATCACCAGTACGGCCGTGCAGGAGCCGATCACGCCCGCTCCTGACGCCGGACAGCCGAAGCAGCCGGTGCCGCGCAGACTGTGGCGCGGACGGCCCGAGGACCCGAGCTGGGCGCGCCCGGCCTTCCTCGGCCTGCTGCTCGTCACCACCGTCCTCTACCTCTACAACCTCAGCGCCTCCGGCTACGCCAACTCCTTCTACTCCGCGGCCGTCCAGGCCGGCAGCGAGTCCTGGAAGGCCTTCTTCTTCGGCTCGCTGGACGCGGCGAACGCCATCACCGTCGACAAGCCCCCGGCCTCGCTGTGGCCGATGGCCCTGTCCGTGAAGATCTTCGGCCTGAGCTCCTGGGCGATCCTCGTCCCCGAGGTCCTCATGGGCGTCGGCACGGTCGCCGTCGTGTACGCGGCCGTTCGCCGCCGGTTCGGCCCGGCCGCCGGTCTGATCTCGGGCGGGGTGCTCGCGCTCACCCCGGTCGCGGCGCTGATGTTCCGGTTCAACAACCCGGACGCGATGCTGGCCCTGCTGATGGCGGTGACCTGCTACTTCGTCATCCGGGCCGTGGAGGACGGCCGCACCAAGTGGCTGCTGTGGGCGGGTGCGGCCATCGGCTTCGCCTTCCTCGCCAAGACCCTCCAGGCCTTCCTGATCCTCCCGCCGCTCGCCCTGGTCTACGGCGCCTGCGCCCCGGTCGCGGTGAAGAAGCGGATCGGACAGCTGGCCGCGGGCCTCGCGGCGATCGTCGTCTCCGGCGGCTGGTGGGTCGCGATCGTCGAGCTGTGGCCCGCCTCGTCCCGCCCGTACATCGGCGGCTCGCAGAACAACTCCTTCCTTGAACTGACCTTCGGCTACAACGGCCTCGGCCGGCTGAACGGCGAGGAGACCGGCAGCGTCGGCGGCGGTGGTGGCGGGGCCGGCACCGGACAGTGGGGCGAGACCGGCTGGGACCGGCTCTTCTCCTCCAGCATCGGCGGCCAGATCTCCTGGCTGATCCCGGCCGCGCTGATCCTGCTGATCGCGGGCCTGGTGGCCACCCGCAAGGCCGAGCGCACGTCCGTGACCCGCGGTTCGTTCCTGGTCTGGGGCGGCGCGCTGCTGACCACGATGCTGGTCTTCAGCTACATGCAGGGCATCTTCCACGAGTACTACACCGTCGCCCTCGCCCCCTACATCGCCCCGCTGATCGGCATGGGCGCGGTGGTGCTGTGGGAGCAGCGGGAGAAGGCGTGGGCGTCGCTGACCCTGGCGGGCGCGATGACGGCCACCGCGGGCTGGGGCTACGTCCTGCTCAACCGGTCCTCCGACTACCTGCCCTGGCTGAAGTGGCTGGTGCTGGTGGGCGGTCTGGTGGCGGCCCTCGGACTGATCTTCGTGAGCAGGCTCGGGCGTCGACTGGCCCTGGGTGTCGTCGGCTTGGGGCTGGTGGCAGCGCTGGCCGGGCCTACGGCGTACACGCTGACGACGGTGAGCGAGGGGCACAGCGGGTCGATCGTGACGGCCGGGCCGTCGGTGCAGGGCGGCCGGGGCGGCGGTCCTGGCGGTGGCGGTGGCTTCCCCGGTGGGGGTGGCGGGATGCCTGGTCAGCAGAACGGCCAGCAGGGCGGTGGCATGGGCCAGCCCCCGACCGGTGGCTTCGGTGGCGGTATGCCGGGCCGGCAGAACCAGGGTCAGGGGCAGGGCCAGGGCCAGAACCAGGTCCCGGGTCAGCAGAACGGTGAAGGCGGCATGCCCGGTGGCGGCGGTGGCGGCATGGGCGGTCTGCTCAACGGCGCCTCGGTGTCCGACGAGGCCAAGTCGCTCCTGACGGAGAACGCTGAGGACTACACCTGGTCGGCCGCTGCCATCGGCGCCCAGAACGCGGCGAGCTACCAGCTCTCCACCGGTGAGCCCGTGATGGCGATCGGCGGCTTCAACGGCACCGACCCGTCCCCGACGCTGGCCCAGTTCAAGGAGTACGTGGCGGACGGAAAGATCCACTACTTCATCTCCAGCGGCTCCGGCGGCGGCATGGGCGGCGGCGACAGCGGTACGTCGTCCCAGATCACGGAGTGGGTGGAGGCCAACTTCAAGCAGGTGACGGTCGGTTCTGCCACCTTCTACGACCTGACGCACGAGGCGAGCAGCTAG
- a CDS encoding NAD(P)H-binding protein, which produces MIVVTGATGNVGRPLVRALVEAGERVTAVSRRAPAAEEIPAGVRHHAADLADLPALKPALDGASALFLLTSGEFIGRGGDLGAVLEVVKAAGVGRVVLLSSQGVGTGHHAPTLEDAVRESGVEWTILRPSGFHSNALQWAESVRTRREVAAPFGGVALPTVDPADIAGAAAVTLREAGHGGRTYDITGPAPISPRDQTTAIQAALGEPVRFVELTRAEARAHMVGFMPEPVVEATLDMLGSPPEALQRVSPDTERLLGRRPYDFADWAARHAQLFK; this is translated from the coding sequence ATGATCGTGGTGACCGGAGCGACGGGCAATGTCGGGCGGCCGCTGGTGCGGGCGCTGGTCGAGGCGGGGGAGCGGGTGACAGCGGTCTCGCGACGGGCGCCGGCCGCCGAGGAGATACCGGCGGGGGTCCGCCATCACGCGGCCGACCTCGCCGACCTCCCAGCCCTGAAACCCGCCCTCGACGGGGCCTCCGCCCTCTTCCTCCTGACCTCGGGGGAGTTCATCGGCAGGGGTGGCGACCTCGGCGCGGTGCTGGAGGTGGTGAAGGCCGCCGGGGTGGGCCGCGTGGTCCTGCTGTCCTCGCAGGGCGTGGGCACCGGGCACCATGCCCCGACACTCGAGGACGCCGTACGGGAATCGGGCGTGGAGTGGACGATCCTGCGCCCCAGCGGCTTCCACTCCAACGCCCTCCAGTGGGCCGAGTCCGTCCGCACCCGACGCGAGGTCGCGGCACCGTTCGGGGGTGTGGCCCTGCCGACCGTCGACCCGGCCGACATCGCCGGAGCCGCCGCGGTGACCCTGCGCGAGGCGGGCCACGGCGGCAGGACCTACGACATCACCGGCCCTGCCCCCATCTCCCCCCGGGACCAAACCACCGCCATCCAGGCTGCGTTGGGTGAGCCGGTGCGGTTCGTGGAGCTGACCCGGGCCGAGGCGCGGGCGCACATGGTGGGGTTCATGCCCGAGCCGGTCGTCGAGGCCACGCTCGACATGCTGGGCAGTCCGCCCGAGGCGCTCCAGCGGGTGAGCCCCGACACCGAACGCCTCCTCGGCCGCCGCCCGTACGACTTCGCGGACTGGGCGGCACGGCACGCGCAGCTGTTCAAGTAG
- a CDS encoding DUF2797 domain-containing protein translates to MAQAWVCSGLRWAATGPVLGWDGGRRTELTWGKRVAFRVVDGGVRTCVGARGHACPVRAVVAGRSSGARCEECGRLDRAHSVAADTLADDPRPYRVYLAWFGPGMLKVGITAEERGSARLLEQGAVCFSWLGTGPLMAARRTEELLRAALRVPDRIPYADKRAVRSALPGTGAERAEEVERLHARARALTGWPESLTPAPCRPVDHVHAFGLAELPPAVGEVTELVPGGAIAGSLVAAAGPDLHLATTTGVLVLDTRLMRGWELTAADEGMEPTLPVRPFKSVAANQDGLF, encoded by the coding sequence ATGGCACAGGCATGGGTGTGTTCGGGGTTGCGGTGGGCGGCGACTGGTCCCGTGTTGGGGTGGGACGGTGGGCGGCGTACTGAGCTGACCTGGGGGAAGCGGGTGGCCTTCAGGGTCGTGGACGGGGGTGTGCGGACTTGTGTGGGGGCCCGGGGGCATGCCTGTCCGGTGCGGGCCGTTGTGGCGGGGCGCAGTTCCGGGGCGCGGTGTGAGGAGTGTGGCCGGCTGGATCGGGCGCACTCCGTTGCCGCGGATACTCTCGCCGACGATCCACGGCCGTACCGCGTCTATCTGGCCTGGTTCGGGCCCGGGATGCTCAAGGTCGGGATCACCGCCGAGGAGCGGGGGTCCGCGCGGCTGCTGGAGCAGGGCGCCGTCTGTTTCAGCTGGCTCGGCACCGGGCCCCTCATGGCGGCCCGGCGCACCGAGGAACTGCTCCGTGCCGCGCTCCGGGTGCCGGACCGGATCCCGTACGCCGACAAGCGGGCCGTCCGTTCGGCGCTCCCCGGGACCGGGGCCGAGCGGGCCGAAGAGGTCGAGCGGCTGCATGCCCGGGCTCGGGCGCTCACCGGCTGGCCCGAGTCGCTGACCCCCGCCCCCTGCCGCCCCGTCGATCACGTCCACGCCTTCGGGCTCGCCGAACTCCCGCCCGCCGTCGGTGAGGTGACCGAGCTGGTCCCGGGCGGCGCCATCGCGGGGAGCCTCGTCGCCGCCGCCGGACCGGATCTGCATCTGGCGACCACCACCGGAGTCCTCGTCCTCGACACCCGGCTGATGAGGGGGTGGGAGCTGACGGCTGCGGACGAGGGCATGGAACCGACCCTGCCGGTACGGCCGTTCAAGTCCGTGGCGGCCAATCAGGACGGACTGTTCTGA
- a CDS encoding GNAT family N-acetyltransferase, translated as MKSAPTEYLRPAAAEDVPALLALRAEAEGWLRTKGTDQWSDPETGDRAIAKWRASIDEGRAWVVVGEDDRVLATVSRGPVDRDFWTDADRPESALYLYKLIVAREASGRNLGTRVIDWMSRLAALEGRSWVRIDTWRTNTELHDYYERLGFRHVRTEAPTHRRSGWLAQRPAGELAMPHHLLPVGLSDAWQGDATTRVEVPLQKG; from the coding sequence ATGAAGTCAGCACCGACTGAGTACCTCCGCCCTGCGGCGGCGGAGGATGTACCTGCCCTTTTGGCTCTGAGAGCAGAGGCGGAAGGGTGGTTGCGTACCAAGGGCACGGACCAGTGGAGCGACCCGGAGACCGGTGATCGGGCCATCGCGAAATGGCGCGCCAGCATAGATGAGGGGCGTGCATGGGTCGTGGTCGGCGAAGATGACAGGGTGCTCGCGACGGTCAGTCGCGGCCCCGTCGACCGGGATTTCTGGACGGACGCCGACCGCCCCGAATCAGCGCTGTACCTGTACAAACTGATCGTCGCGCGGGAAGCGTCCGGCAGGAATCTGGGCACCCGAGTGATCGACTGGATGTCCCGCCTCGCGGCGCTTGAAGGGCGATCCTGGGTGCGCATCGACACGTGGCGCACGAACACCGAACTGCACGACTACTACGAACGGTTGGGCTTCAGGCACGTGCGGACCGAGGCGCCGACGCACAGGCGGTCGGGATGGCTGGCCCAGCGTCCAGCGGGTGAACTGGCCATGCCGCACCACCTCTTGCCTGTCGGTCTGAGTGATGCGTGGCAGGGTGACGCAACCACCCGCGTCGAAGTTCCGCTTCAGAAGGGCTGA
- a CDS encoding bifunctional glycosyltransferase family 2/GtrA family protein, with the protein MRTDSSPGTLPAREHLPATDAGTPVLDVVIPVYNEEKDLQPCVLRLHEHLRRTFPYAFRITIADNASTDTTPGVAARLAAELAEVRSVRLEQKGRGRALRTVWSASDAPVLAYMDVDLSTDLNALLPLVAPLISGHSDLAIGSRLARSSRVVRGPKREFISRSYNLILRGSLQARFTDAQCGFKAIRRDVAQVLLPLVEDTGWFFDTEMLVVAERAGLRIHEVPVDWVDDPDSTVHILRTATDDLRGVWRVGRALATGSLPLDRLARPFGDDPRDREIKDVPTGLARQLVGFCVVGALSTLFYLLLYSGFRQFTGSQVANALALLVSAVANTAANRRLTFGVRGRGGAVRHQAQGLVVFGIGLALTSGSLAALNAATAEPAHSTELAVLIAANLAATVLRFLLFRVWVFPDRREDRVEAAVPAPIPTYTDHSWRDATMRLQPVRTSDTDRGDYR; encoded by the coding sequence ATGCGAACCGACTCTTCTCCCGGCACTCTGCCGGCGCGGGAGCACCTCCCGGCCACAGACGCCGGTACGCCTGTCCTGGACGTAGTGATCCCCGTCTACAACGAGGAGAAGGACCTCCAGCCGTGTGTGCTGAGACTGCACGAGCACCTCAGGCGCACCTTCCCGTACGCGTTCCGCATCACGATCGCGGACAACGCCTCCACGGACACCACCCCAGGGGTGGCGGCACGGCTGGCGGCGGAGCTCGCCGAGGTCCGTAGCGTCCGGCTGGAGCAGAAGGGCCGCGGACGCGCCCTGCGCACGGTGTGGTCCGCCTCCGACGCCCCGGTCCTCGCCTACATGGACGTCGACCTGTCCACCGACCTCAACGCCCTGCTGCCGCTGGTGGCGCCGCTGATCTCGGGCCACTCCGACCTGGCGATCGGCTCCCGGCTCGCCCGCTCCTCCCGGGTCGTGCGCGGCCCCAAGCGGGAGTTCATCAGCCGCTCGTACAACCTCATCCTGCGCGGTTCGCTCCAGGCCCGCTTCACCGACGCCCAGTGCGGCTTCAAGGCGATCCGCCGGGATGTGGCCCAGGTGCTGCTGCCGCTGGTGGAGGACACCGGCTGGTTCTTCGACACCGAGATGCTGGTGGTCGCCGAGCGTGCGGGACTGCGGATCCACGAGGTGCCGGTCGACTGGGTCGACGACCCGGACTCCACCGTGCACATCCTGAGGACGGCGACCGACGACCTCAGGGGCGTCTGGCGGGTCGGCAGGGCCCTGGCCACCGGTTCGCTGCCGCTGGACCGCCTGGCCCGTCCCTTCGGGGACGACCCGCGCGACCGCGAGATCAAGGACGTACCGACGGGCCTGGCCCGCCAGCTCGTCGGCTTCTGTGTGGTCGGCGCCCTGTCGACCCTGTTCTATCTGCTGCTCTACAGCGGCTTCCGCCAGTTCACCGGCTCGCAGGTGGCCAACGCGCTCGCCCTGCTGGTCTCGGCGGTCGCCAACACCGCCGCCAACCGGCGCCTCACCTTCGGGGTGCGGGGCCGCGGCGGGGCGGTCCGCCATCAGGCGCAGGGCCTGGTCGTGTTCGGCATCGGCCTCGCCCTGACCAGCGGCTCCCTGGCCGCCCTCAACGCGGCCACCGCCGAGCCCGCGCACTCCACCGAACTGGCGGTCCTGATCGCCGCCAACCTCGCCGCGACCGTGCTGCGCTTCCTGCTCTTCCGGGTGTGGGTCTTCCCGGACCGCCGCGAGGACCGTGTGGAGGCTGCCGTCCCGGCACCCATACCTACGTACACCGACCACTCCTGGAGGGACGCCACCATGCGGCTTCAGCCGGTGCGCACCTCCGACACCGACCGGGGGGACTACCGATGA
- a CDS encoding sensor histidine kinase, translating into MTGRRRTRPQKKRAGQPRTLRTRLVVASVLLIAVVCAVIGTVTTLALRSHLYDQLDERLTEIVGRATGFGGPPGGDPGKDNAVDKVSGFTIDRLVTSGPQPEGTVVAEVRNGSITAAKVGEKDENTTDISGMEAKDLTEDQIQALNSVAQDGEKHTVDLGGLGEYRVEYKTGANGSYYVAIPTEEVNSTLNTLILIEISVTAAGLIAASLAGTVIVGVATRPLRKVAATATRVSELPLHTGEVNLNERVPESECDPHTEVGRVGAALNRMLDHVHSALHSRQQSETRVRQFVADASHELRTPLASIRGYAELTRRGREDVGPDTRHALGRIESEAGRMTLLVEDLLLLARLDAGRPLQFEQTDLVPLVVDTISDARAAGRDHNWRLDLPDEPALISADAARLQQVLVNLLANARTHTPPGTTVTARVQRRGPWLCVDVEDDGQGIPADLLPHVFERFARGDSSRSRASGSTGLGLAIVQAVATAHGGAVTVDSVPGRTVFTVHLPALAPAPAPETNWQSHSQAQHSATTRVQQGT; encoded by the coding sequence ATGACCGGGCGACGACGGACGCGTCCGCAGAAGAAGCGAGCGGGACAGCCGCGCACCCTGCGGACGCGGCTCGTCGTCGCCTCCGTGCTGCTGATCGCGGTGGTCTGCGCGGTGATCGGCACGGTGACCACGCTGGCGCTGCGCTCCCACCTCTACGACCAGCTCGACGAACGGCTCACCGAGATCGTCGGGCGAGCGACCGGCTTCGGCGGGCCGCCCGGCGGCGACCCCGGCAAGGACAACGCGGTCGACAAGGTCAGCGGCTTCACCATCGACCGGCTGGTCACCAGTGGGCCCCAGCCGGAGGGCACGGTCGTCGCCGAGGTGCGGAACGGCTCCATCACGGCCGCCAAGGTCGGTGAGAAGGACGAGAACACCACCGACATCAGCGGGATGGAGGCCAAGGACCTCACCGAGGACCAGATCCAGGCCCTCAACTCCGTCGCCCAGGACGGCGAGAAGCACACCGTCGACCTCGGCGGCCTCGGCGAGTACCGGGTCGAGTACAAGACCGGCGCCAACGGCAGCTACTACGTCGCCATCCCCACCGAGGAAGTCAACAGCACCCTCAACACCCTGATCCTGATCGAGATCAGCGTCACCGCCGCCGGCCTGATCGCCGCCTCCCTCGCCGGTACGGTCATCGTCGGCGTCGCCACCCGACCGCTGCGCAAGGTCGCCGCGACCGCCACCCGCGTCTCCGAACTCCCGCTCCACACCGGCGAGGTCAACCTCAACGAGCGCGTCCCCGAGTCCGAGTGCGACCCGCACACCGAGGTCGGCCGGGTCGGCGCCGCCCTCAACCGGATGCTGGACCACGTCCACAGCGCCCTGCACTCCCGCCAGCAGAGCGAGACGCGGGTACGGCAGTTCGTCGCCGACGCCAGCCATGAGCTGAGAACCCCGCTGGCCTCCATCCGCGGCTACGCCGAACTGACCCGGCGCGGCCGGGAGGACGTCGGCCCCGACACCCGGCACGCCCTCGGGCGGATCGAGTCCGAGGCGGGCCGGATGACCCTGCTGGTCGAAGACCTCCTGCTGCTCGCCAGGCTCGACGCCGGGCGCCCGCTCCAGTTCGAGCAGACCGACCTCGTCCCGCTCGTCGTGGACACCATCAGCGACGCCCGTGCGGCCGGCCGGGACCACAACTGGCGCCTCGACCTGCCCGACGAACCGGCGCTGATCAGCGCGGACGCGGCCCGGCTGCAACAGGTTCTGGTCAATCTGCTGGCCAACGCCCGCACCCACACCCCGCCCGGTACGACGGTCACCGCGCGCGTGCAGCGGCGCGGTCCGTGGCTGTGCGTGGACGTCGAGGACGACGGTCAGGGCATCCCCGCCGATTTGCTGCCGCATGTCTTCGAACGGTTCGCGCGCGGCGACTCCTCGCGCTCCCGCGCCTCCGGCTCGACCGGCCTCGGCCTCGCCATCGTGCAGGCCGTCGCGACCGCGCACGGCGGCGCCGTGACCGTGGACAGCGTGCCCGGCCGGACCGTCTTCACGGTCCATCTGCCCGCGCTCGCCCCCGCGCCCGCGCCGGAAACGAATTGGCAATCGCACTCACAGGCACAGCACAGCGCCACCACACGGGTGCAACAGGGCACTTGA
- a CDS encoding MarR family winged helix-turn-helix transcriptional regulator — MAAKPRPTATSAQALEAMDSLIAAHLLGQQEMAQRLGLNITDLLCFACVLKAGDKLLTAGDLAEHAHVTSGAMTGVLNRLERGGYITRVPDPADRRRVRVAAVPDAITRVVDLYGPYYGRLTQLFADYSPDEIAVLTDWFTRAGGMAQEYIDELRAKDA; from the coding sequence ATGGCAGCCAAGCCGCGCCCCACCGCCACCTCCGCCCAGGCGCTGGAGGCGATGGACTCCCTCATCGCGGCCCATCTGCTCGGCCAGCAGGAGATGGCCCAGCGTCTGGGCCTGAACATCACCGACCTGCTCTGCTTCGCCTGCGTCCTGAAGGCCGGCGACAAGCTGCTCACCGCGGGCGATCTCGCCGAGCACGCCCATGTCACCTCCGGCGCGATGACCGGCGTCCTCAACCGGCTGGAACGCGGCGGATACATCACCCGCGTCCCCGACCCGGCCGACCGCCGCCGCGTCCGCGTCGCCGCGGTCCCGGACGCGATCACGCGCGTGGTGGACCTGTACGGGCCCTACTACGGCCGGCTGACACAGCTGTTCGCCGACTACTCCCCCGACGAGATCGCCGTACTGACCGACTGGTTCACCCGGGCGGGCGGGATGGCGCAGGAGTACATCGACGAACTCCGCGCGAAGGACGCCTGA
- a CDS encoding winged helix-turn-helix transcriptional regulator — translation MGRVADVAPENACPVAPVVDIVFSRWTTPILWALHEHGRQRFVELERRIATITPKVLTQRLRQLERDGLVVRTYYPEVPPRVEYEISELGRSLAPLFAALSEWSVNLPQVERARLSYDALEEERIRGRRR, via the coding sequence ATGGGCAGGGTGGCCGATGTCGCCCCCGAGAACGCGTGCCCCGTCGCGCCCGTCGTCGACATCGTCTTCAGCCGCTGGACGACCCCGATCCTGTGGGCCCTGCACGAGCACGGCAGACAGCGCTTCGTGGAACTGGAGCGCCGGATCGCCACGATTACCCCGAAGGTACTGACCCAGCGGCTACGGCAGTTGGAGCGCGACGGGCTGGTCGTCCGCACCTACTACCCCGAGGTTCCCCCGCGCGTGGAGTACGAGATCAGCGAACTGGGCCGCAGTCTGGCCCCGCTCTTCGCCGCCCTCTCCGAGTGGTCGGTCAACCTGCCCCAGGTGGAGCGGGCTCGCCTATCCTACGACGCCCTTGAGGAGGAGAGGATCCGCGGGCGCCGCCGCTGA
- a CDS encoding GtrA family protein produces the protein MSSPLASFARFVVCGGGVGLVSGATVPLLAHSMPWALANALITVASTLLCTELHALFTFGTGNRPGLRRHLQSAGSAAVAYAVTSAAILILHLLNPSPTLLWEQTVYLSASGLAGVGRFLVLRLFVFPPGPAHEGRAVRLRGTRTPVRVGDGLLLTT, from the coding sequence ATGTCGTCGCCGCTCGCGTCCTTCGCCCGGTTCGTGGTGTGCGGGGGCGGCGTAGGACTGGTCTCCGGCGCCACGGTGCCCCTCCTGGCCCACTCGATGCCCTGGGCGCTGGCCAACGCGCTGATCACCGTGGCCTCCACCCTCCTCTGCACCGAGCTGCACGCCCTGTTCACCTTCGGCACCGGCAACCGCCCCGGACTGCGCCGCCATCTCCAGTCGGCGGGTTCGGCGGCGGTGGCCTACGCCGTGACGTCAGCGGCCATCCTGATCCTGCACCTGCTGAACCCGTCCCCCACACTCCTGTGGGAACAGACGGTCTACCTCTCCGCCTCCGGCCTCGCCGGGGTGGGCCGCTTCCTGGTGCTGCGACTCTTCGTGTTCCCGCCCGGCCCCGCTCACGAAGGCCGCGCCGTCCGCCTCCGCGGCACACGCACCCCCGTCCGGGTCGGCGACGGGCTTCTCCTCACCACATGA
- a CDS encoding HGxxPAAW family protein, whose amino-acid sequence MSAHQYDEGHTVAGWTGFGMAAIGTTALGLGVCLVSAPLIAGGLAICALALLTTWTLHLRGWGKPPGRRPREEWPMRARDSLARAGHPDCLGCRLAGRGRRAVTPEVAAGVEVETGAAAVSGGESVRLSPVE is encoded by the coding sequence GTGAGCGCACACCAGTATGACGAGGGGCACACGGTCGCGGGGTGGACCGGTTTCGGCATGGCGGCGATCGGGACGACCGCGCTGGGACTGGGGGTGTGCCTGGTCTCCGCACCGCTCATCGCGGGCGGCCTCGCGATCTGCGCGCTGGCCCTGCTGACCACCTGGACCCTGCACCTCCGCGGCTGGGGCAAGCCCCCTGGCCGCCGTCCCCGGGAGGAGTGGCCAATGCGGGCCCGCGATTCACTGGCCCGCGCGGGGCACCCGGACTGCCTGGGCTGCCGGCTGGCCGGGCGGGGGCGGCGGGCGGTGACCCCCGAGGTCGCGGCCGGGGTCGAGGTCGAGACCGGGGCCGCGGCCGTGTCCGGCGGCGAGTCGGTACGGCTGTCACCCGTCGAGTGA